A region of Pseudoruegeria sp. SHC-113 DNA encodes the following proteins:
- a CDS encoding VOC family protein — MREIPPARLCLMLGHEAEAAARFYTSTFPDSHMGAIARAPSDNPSTKAGAVLTVEFTVLGLPCLGVNGGDHFTHGEAFSFQIATDTQDETDRYWDAIVRNGGTESMCGWCRDRWGVSWQITPRVLTEAMAAGGAAAARVFDAMLTMKKIDIATIEAAREG, encoded by the coding sequence ATGCGCGAAATCCCGCCTGCCCGCCTCTGCCTGATGCTTGGCCATGAGGCTGAAGCCGCCGCACGCTTTTACACCAGCACCTTCCCCGACAGCCACATGGGGGCCATCGCGCGCGCACCTTCAGACAACCCTTCGACCAAGGCAGGGGCGGTGCTGACGGTGGAGTTCACCGTGCTCGGCCTGCCTTGCCTCGGGGTGAACGGCGGTGATCACTTCACCCACGGCGAGGCGTTTTCCTTCCAGATCGCAACGGATACGCAGGACGAAACCGATCGCTATTGGGATGCCATCGTGCGCAACGGCGGGACCGAAAGCATGTGCGGCTGGTGCCGGGATCGCTGGGGCGTGTCGTGGCAGATCACCCCGCGCGTGCTGACCGAGGCCATGGCCGCAGGCGGCGCGGCCGCCGCGCGCGTCTTCGACGCCATGCTCACCATGAAGAAGATCGACATCGCCACGATCGAGGCCGCTCGGGAGGGCTAA
- a CDS encoding excinuclease ABC subunit B: MRLFLALLLLPTQTLAWEFTPRPICTLSHDSEAARMTVVFDPAVPVYRLDVTLKSAPWAASPTFGMAFEGGRAITIGTDRHSVEGQTLSVSDRGFGNVLDGLEFNTRATAFTGSQGVAVSLDGAAAPVRAFRACARQLPALS, from the coding sequence ATGCGTCTTTTCCTTGCTCTGCTCCTGTTGCCGACTCAGACACTCGCGTGGGAGTTCACGCCCCGGCCGATCTGCACGCTATCCCATGACTCGGAGGCCGCGCGGATGACGGTGGTGTTTGATCCAGCGGTGCCTGTCTATCGCCTCGACGTGACCCTGAAATCCGCCCCTTGGGCCGCCAGCCCGACCTTCGGCATGGCCTTTGAAGGGGGCAGGGCGATCACCATCGGCACCGACAGGCATTCGGTTGAGGGCCAAACCCTTTCCGTCAGCGATAGGGGCTTTGGCAATGTGCTCGACGGGCTGGAGTTCAACACGCGCGCCACGGCCTTCACCGGATCTCAGGGCGTTGCTGTATCGCTCGATGGGGCCGCAGCCCCGGTGCGTGCCTTTCGGGCCTGCGCCCGCCAGCTTCCCGCACTGTCCTGA
- a CDS encoding Tex family protein — MSTAAQIAPQVAARIAHAIAAEISARPQQVEAALKLLDEGATVPFVARYRKEVTGGLDDTQLRTLADRSAYLRELEDRRAAITASIKEQGKLTDDLAKSIAGAQTKAALEDIYLPYKPKRRTRAMIARENGLEPLLEAILVDRAAAPEALAQGYLTENVADAKAALDGARDMLTERLSETAPLLADLRGFMQKEAFLTATVVEGKEQEGAKFSDYFAHRERWADVPSHRALAMLRASKEGIVTLEIAPDPETGADRAVGIITRTIGIEGNAPGDEWLRKVAGWTWRVKLSTSMFLDLLGDLRARAHEEAINVFARNLKDLLLAAPAGPRATLGLDPGIRTGVKAAVVDSTGRLLATETLYPFQPKNDLRGAMHSVLSLVAKHGVELIAIGNGTASRETERMVTEALKMIPKGQKLPTKVVVSEAGASVYSASELAAREFPDLDVSLRGAVSIARRLQDPLAELVKIEPKSIGVGQYQHDVDQHRLAKSLEAVVEDAVNAVGVDLNTASAALLTHVSGLGPSLAEAVVAHRDARGAFTSRKELLEVARLGPHAFEQCAGFLRINGGAEPLDASAVHPEAYSVARKIVAACGRDLRSLMGDEKALKALRAEDFVEENFGLPTVRDILSELEKPGRDPRPSFKTAAFTDGVEEITDLKPGMVLEGTVTNVAAFGAFVDIGVHQDGLVHVSQLADRFVKDPHEVVKAGDVVRVRVTDVDVPRKRIGLSMRKDGGTSAKDSRAERGAAPKPSGGARGKQPPRKGGAAPKEAGNGALGAALLDAMRKK, encoded by the coding sequence TTGAGCACTGCCGCCCAAATCGCCCCCCAGGTCGCCGCCCGCATCGCCCATGCCATTGCCGCCGAAATCAGCGCCCGCCCCCAGCAGGTGGAAGCCGCGCTGAAGCTCTTGGACGAGGGCGCGACGGTGCCTTTCGTGGCCCGCTACCGCAAGGAAGTGACGGGCGGGCTGGATGATACCCAGCTGCGCACGCTGGCTGACCGCTCCGCTTATCTGCGCGAGCTGGAAGATCGCCGCGCCGCTATCACTGCCTCGATCAAGGAGCAGGGCAAGCTGACCGACGATCTGGCGAAATCCATCGCCGGGGCGCAAACCAAGGCTGCGCTAGAAGACATCTATCTGCCCTACAAGCCCAAGCGCCGCACCCGCGCCATGATCGCGCGGGAGAACGGGCTGGAGCCGCTGCTGGAAGCGATTCTGGTGGATCGTGCGGCCGCGCCTGAGGCGCTGGCGCAGGGCTACCTGACCGAGAACGTCGCCGATGCCAAAGCCGCACTCGATGGCGCGCGTGACATGCTGACGGAGCGGCTGTCCGAGACCGCGCCGCTGCTCGCGGATCTGCGTGGCTTCATGCAGAAGGAGGCCTTCCTCACCGCAACCGTGGTGGAAGGCAAGGAACAGGAAGGCGCGAAATTTTCCGATTACTTCGCCCACCGCGAGCGCTGGGCCGATGTGCCCTCGCACCGGGCGCTGGCCATGCTGCGCGCCTCCAAGGAAGGCATCGTGACGCTGGAAATCGCCCCCGATCCCGAAACCGGCGCTGACCGCGCGGTGGGGATCATCACGCGCACCATCGGCATCGAGGGCAACGCGCCGGGCGATGAGTGGCTGCGCAAGGTCGCGGGCTGGACATGGCGGGTGAAACTCTCGACCTCCATGTTCCTCGATCTGCTGGGCGATCTGCGCGCCCGCGCCCATGAGGAAGCGATCAACGTTTTTGCGCGTAACCTCAAGGATCTGCTGCTCGCCGCCCCCGCCGGCCCCCGCGCCACGCTGGGGCTTGATCCGGGCATCCGCACCGGGGTGAAGGCCGCTGTGGTGGATTCCACTGGCCGCCTGCTCGCCACCGAAACGCTTTACCCCTTCCAGCCCAAGAACGATCTGCGCGGCGCGATGCATTCGGTGCTGAGCCTCGTGGCCAAACATGGCGTGGAGCTGATCGCCATCGGCAACGGCACCGCCAGCCGTGAGACCGAGCGTATGGTCACCGAAGCGCTGAAAATGATCCCCAAGGGCCAGAAGCTGCCCACGAAAGTGGTGGTGTCGGAGGCCGGGGCTTCGGTCTATTCCGCATCTGAGCTGGCCGCGCGGGAGTTTCCGGATCTGGACGTTTCGCTGCGCGGGGCCGTTTCCATTGCGCGGCGGCTGCAGGATCCGCTGGCCGAACTGGTGAAGATCGAGCCGAAATCCATCGGCGTCGGCCAGTACCAGCACGATGTGGACCAGCACCGTCTGGCGAAATCGCTGGAGGCCGTGGTGGAAGATGCGGTGAACGCCGTGGGCGTGGATCTGAACACCGCTTCTGCCGCGCTGCTGACCCATGTTTCGGGGTTGGGGCCGAGCCTTGCGGAGGCCGTCGTGGCCCATCGCGATGCACGCGGTGCTTTCACCTCCCGCAAGGAGCTGCTGGAGGTCGCCCGCCTCGGGCCGCACGCCTTTGAGCAATGCGCGGGGTTTCTGCGCATCAACGGCGGGGCCGAGCCGCTGGACGCCTCCGCCGTGCACCCGGAAGCCTACAGCGTGGCGCGCAAGATCGTCGCCGCCTGCGGGCGCGATCTGCGCAGCCTGATGGGCGATGAAAAGGCGCTCAAAGCCCTGCGCGCGGAGGATTTCGTGGAGGAGAATTTCGGCCTGCCTACGGTGCGCGATATCCTCTCGGAGCTTGAAAAGCCCGGCCGCGATCCGCGCCCCAGCTTCAAGACGGCCGCCTTCACCGACGGGGTTGAGGAGATCACCGATCTGAAGCCCGGCATGGTGCTGGAAGGCACCGTCACCAATGTGGCCGCCTTCGGCGCTTTCGTCGATATCGGGGTGCATCAGGACGGGCTGGTGCACGTCAGCCAGCTGGCCGACCGTTTCGTGAAGGATCCCCATGAGGTGGTGAAAGCGGGCGACGTGGTGCGCGTCCGGGTGACGGATGTGGACGTGCCCCGCAAGCGCATCGGGCTTTCGATGCGCAAGGATGGTGGTACTTCGGCCAAGGACTCCCGCGCGGAGCGTGGGGCCGCGCCGAAGCCTTCGGGCGGTGCACGGGGCAAGCAGCCGCCGCGCAAGGGCGGGGCCGCGCCGAAAGAGGCTGGCAACGGCGCGCTGGGCGCCGCGCTGCTGGACGCGATGCGCAAGAAATAA
- a CDS encoding lytic transglycosylase domain-containing protein, producing MRFLILTAAALLSACGSAPKDTGPELMRLYPGETPELRAMINQTADEHGVPRSLVHRVIQRESDYRPGARNGPYYGLMQILPATAGQMGFSGKPSDLLDAQTNLDYAVKYLRGAWLVADGNEPEAVMWYARGYYYEARNRCMLVETGLRDTEVRKYCG from the coding sequence ATGCGATTCCTGATCCTGACCGCCGCCGCCCTTCTGTCTGCCTGTGGCAGCGCCCCGAAAGACACCGGACCCGAGCTGATGCGGCTGTACCCGGGCGAAACGCCCGAGCTGCGGGCGATGATCAATCAAACCGCCGATGAACACGGCGTGCCGCGCAGCCTTGTGCACCGGGTGATCCAGCGCGAAAGCGATTACCGCCCCGGCGCGCGCAACGGCCCCTACTATGGGCTGATGCAGATCCTGCCCGCCACCGCAGGCCAGATGGGCTTTTCCGGCAAGCCGTCCGATTTGCTGGATGCCCAGACCAACCTCGACTACGCGGTGAAATACCTTCGCGGGGCCTGGCTTGTGGCTGATGGCAATGAGCCGGAAGCGGTGATGTGGTACGCGCGCGGTTACTACTATGAGGCGCGCAACCGCTGCATGCTGGTGGAAACCGGCCTGCGCGATACCGAAGTGCGCAAATACTGCGGCTAG